The Theileria equi strain WA chromosome 2 map unlocalized gcontig_1105316255037, whole genome shotgun sequence genomic sequence CACAATCTAGGGGTATTTTTACAAAGTCCTATAACTCACCGCATTTCAAATGGAGTTgtgttttaaattttaaacagGTTTACATATGTGGACAGTCATACGCGTAATTGTACCAACGGAAAATCTCTAGTTAacataaatgtaaaaatgtatattaaGCGAATATGCTATTAAAATGCGGAAATGCCAGAAACAACGGCAAACAAGAGTGGAACAACACAGAAGGAAGTGGTCAAGAAGCCATCTTCCTTGACAAGGTTTAGTCTCTTGATCAAAAAGTCGTACAACTCCTCGGTAATTTGATACCATCCAAAAGTTCTCTTCTGAAAGTAGAGAAGCTCAGTCTCCTCGTTGTGTCCCTCTACAGCTATCTGGGCCAACaagttcttccttccgtCAGAcaagaaggaagatgagATGCAGAATTCCTCATCGGAACCGGTCCATATGGTAGAATCTCCGTCGACAACCTTGGTGATTGGGGTACCATGAGCAACAATTGAGAAAGTGTATGGACTATCTTCCTCTGGCTTGACAGTCTCAGTCTCCTCTGGAAGAGCAGTAATATCAAGAGTGTAGATATCAATACTGTGTTCAGCCTCGTTAAAAGCAGAGGATTTTTCGGAGAGCCTTCCTGTAATGGTAATCTTGCCATGACGATCTTGGAAGGTATCAGCATCGATCTGAGCCCAATGTCCATCGAAGTGCTCAAAGAATAGTTCCTTATCAGCGGTCTTAACTGAGCAAATATACAAGCTACCTCTCTTGAAGAAGGTGGCACTAGTGCAGTATTCACCATCCTTTCCTTCCCAAACACGTTCCTCACCGTGATACAAGGCAGCAATCTTGAATCCAAGGAAAGGGGAAACMAATCGGGTCTCAACACCGTAATCGTTGTAGACAGTGTTGGTGAATGAACCCTCTTGTGAAGAAAGAACATCAACCTCTAAAGTGGATGACTTATCTGAAAGCCTTCCTGTAATGGTAATCTTGCCATGACGATCTTGGAAGGTATCAGCATCGATCTGAGCCCAATGTCCATCGAAGTGCTCAAAGAATAGTTCCTTATCAGCGGTCTTAACTGAGCAAATATACAAGCTACCTCTCTTGAAGAAGGTGGCACTAGTGCAGTATTCACCATCCTTTCCTTCCCAAACACGTTCCTCACCGTGATACAAGGCAGCAATCTTGAATCCAAGGAAAGGGGAAACCAATCGGGTCTCAACACCGTAATCGTTGTAGACAGTGTTGGTGAATGAACCCTCTTGTGAAGAAAGAACATCAACCTCTAAAGTGGATGACTTATCTGAAAGCCTTCCTGTAATGGTAATCTTGCCATGACGATCTTGGAAGGTATCAGCATCGATCTGAGCCCAATGTCCATCGAAGTGCTCAAAGAATAGTTCCTTATCAGCGGTCTTAACTGAGCAAATATACAAGCTACCTCTCTTGAAGAAGGTGGCACTAGTGCAGTATTCACCACTCTTTCCTTCCCAAACACGTTCCTCACCGTGATACAAGGCAGCAATCTTGAATCCAAGGAAAGGGGAAACCAATCGGGTCTCAACACCGTAATCGTTGTAGACACTGTTGTTGAACGGACCCTTTTGTGAAGAAAGAACATCAACCTCTAAAGTGGAGGCACCGGCTTCTCTAAGTTCACTAATCTTTTTGAAGAAGGAGGTAGAGCCTAATGACTTCCAAACATCgtttaccttttcaaaatattgTTGGCTAAGCTTGTTCTTGGCATCGATAATATCAAATCTGCACACAGAACGTCCGTAAGCAGAGAATGTCGAAACACCGGTAACCTTGGAGGCATCTAACTTCTTCCATATGGGCATAACATCATCTACAATGGATGAAACATTCATACCATGCTTGGGGACGAAACGCTTGTAGCTCAGTCCATTAACGTTGTGCTCATAAACAGAAATGTCGGACTTGCTTGGCTTGGAAATGTTGATTGCTACATCAAACTCGGccttttcatcaaagaGCGCGTGGGACCTCTTTTCATAGTATGTCTTATCTACTTGTACCCATGTGCCACTTTCGCGTTCgtggaaagaagaaacgGGAGACCATACGTTACCCTTGATTACCTCAGCAAGATAAGCTACTCCGCCGCTGGAGATAAGATGCACAGAATTAGCATTGTTGCCATGTCCAGATTCCCAAACAACTTCTCCGTTGTACACAATTTTGGCAAGCGAATCTTGAACACGCGCGGAGAACATGCGGTAGTCGAGATTTCCATGGTGTGAATCAGTAACGAATACGTATGTTTCGTCTGGGTTAGCCAGATCAAGGGTGACATTGTCATAACCGGTTCCCTTGAATGCATATCTTGGGACACCCTTGCAGCTGCATAGTCCCAAGAGACCAAGTACGTGTAATACAACCAGTATCTTCATTTCGGTCAAGTTAAAGAAGGAATGAACGAAGAAGGGAGTTATTCCTGTACTATGGGGTCTTCAAGTGTGTCCTGGGAATTAGCCATCTGTAACTTGGCCCAGATGCGTATATTTCCTCTGGTTTTAGGATCCTTTGGTAGCCAATGTGTGTCTATATCAGGCCATGCGGTCGTGAGAGTAACCGTCGCTGTCTTGACGCGAAACGACAAGGGCTCCAATGATAGTCATTCCTCCTGTAATGTTAAGTGTCTGTCTATATATCCATCTTCCGCTTTTCTTGGCAGTTTTGTGGGTATTTATGTTCCTAAATGGTTGGTGTTGTGGATATgtggaaagaagaagttCAGAGACGCCTCTTCCTCTGAGTGTGTTACTTCACATTCTGTCATCTATTACAGTTGTCTTGGTATTAATCAACAAGTTAATCACCGCGATTGTGTAGTTTTCTGTCTTTTATCACCAAATGTTGATATCCAGTATGGTTGTGTACATCAGCGAATTCGCCCTTGATGCTCCGAGGGGACTACCCATCCCTAAAGTTTTACTCTGCCAAATGTATACATTTAAATAAGTTGCAAGTGTGATACGGGTGAGCTTGAATGAGgtttattaaaattattaAATCCTCTGCCTAGTGGCAGATGTTAATCTACTGCATTGATGGTTGGTGCATCCATGGCACGGATGAATAACTGGAGTCTCGGATGAAGTTTGCTATGTTTTCAGTTGTATTTAGAAGGAGCTGGCTCTTTGGACTTGAAAAGTTCATATTCCCATCTAGTGAATTTTGACCTAGTAGCAAAGGAGACAGACAAATGACCATCTTTTTTTCGAGTTCTTCCTATTCGTTCTTACTTTCTTCTGCAGGAATTGGAGGGGCTTGTGGCCTTGGTACTGGCTTGTGCACAATATTGGTATTAAACTCTTTCCCATTTAAAAGTGTGTATGTAGTAAACTTTGgtctcttcttttcgtATTCCTCCGAACTCATCTCTTTCCAGCCTCCAccattcttctcaaagtactcATGACTGCATTTTCCAATGGTGGTAAAGAGGTTAAGGTCCAAGAGCTCCAAATCCCCCTTGATGTGTCTAGTCACTGAAAAACACTTTTCGGTCTTGCCATCACCTTTCCATATGGAAGAGTTTCCATCTCTAACTTCAACCATGTTCTTCTCCTTACCTGGACCCAAACTAAAGGTGGTCCAGTCATTTTGTTCAATTTTTTTATTGAAAAAAATCCTTACTTACGtttgaaatatctaaaGTTACTGCGTTTGGGAATGAAAAACCAGTGTTTCCTGCCGATGAGGAATCATTCCCCGTCTGTTGACTGGTCTGAGGTTGCTCTTCTCCCTTCTTTGCATATGCAAGGCTCAAtaaaatgaaaaggaggaagGGGATTCTGTACCCATACATCACCACCGCAATAACAGCATCTGTATATATTAGAGAGATGGATGATGTGAACTTTCCGCATACACGTCTTGTAAAAAGAGGCAAATATCTGATCTTCCTCTAGGGTTCTCTCTGGGGTACAAGATGTTTGGGAAAGGAGAGTTTTTAGAGCATAAGATGGGACATTAAGGACTCAAAGCGGTGAATGTGTAAAGTTAAAAATATTGTAGATCCGTTGGTGCCGTTAGAATAAAGTGTTCTCGATGGAATCTCCACATTATATGGCTGTTGACAAGTACACAGTTCCAAGAGGTGATGCAAATGAGagttttattcttcaagAAGAGTAGCCCTTTCAAATAAGCAAGTGAATAGAGTCTGTGATTGCAGGAATGAGGTTCTTACGTGGTCAGTTTATCGATCCAATCCACTCATCCGACAACTCCTTTGACATTTTGATGATATCTGATTTGGAGCAGTTTTATGTCGCATTTCTCTCCATTGTTCCGTCACTCTTGCCGTGTATCTCCATGTAGATCCTACGCATCTTCTTTGTCCTGTCTCATCTTTTGTCATCCATTTACCTGCACAAACGAGCAGTTTGTCTTTTGAGGTCTAAGGTTAGTCAATGAGGGCCGATCAAACCTACATGCAGTGCTCGTCTAACTCTCCTGCATAAGTATCATGTGAGTTCATTTGCCGGAGATGCATAAACAAGAGGGGAGTTtctaccacctaccaagggtaaGGAGAacaaactgcattatatccatagggagtAGTCACAAGGAGTCACAGCGTTCCGCATGCATCTGAGATACACTCAGGAAAGTACCTTGGCGATAAATACGAATACAAACACGTTATAATGACAAGAGAGGTAATTTTGTGGAGAGAAATAGAGATTGACAGCAATACAAGATGTACCGGGACGAAGTTCATAGGTTAAAGGGCGGGTTTGTTTCAGAAGAGTTTATCCTTCAAACCCTCAACATTCGACAAACCAACGGCTGGGAACATTATTACATTTATCCGTACGttgttttcatcattttccaaatcaTTAGGCCAAATCCAAACGTATTATGCCTAAGAAGAATTTTGGTTACAAAATAGTCAATGTGCAGTGAGTGTTCAATTTTTGACAATATTACGCTCACTGTATACGAATATTGGCAAAGCTGAAGATACTATAAAGACCTCAGTACTCCTAAACTGTGGtcattcattccattgATGCTCTTGCATGGATAAAAACTGTGATGAGTTAAAATAACGTGCATATTTAGCACGGAC encodes the following:
- a CDS encoding signal peptide containing protein (encoded by transcript BEWA_039900A); its protein translation is MKILVVLHVLGLLGLCSCKGVPRYAFKGTGYDNVTLDLANPDETYVFVTDSHHGNLDYRMFSARVQDSLAKIVYNGEVVWESGHGNNANSVHLISSGGVAYLAEVIKGNVWSPVSSFHERESGTWVQVDKTYYEKRSHALFDEKAEFDVAINISKPSKSDISVYEHNVNGLSYKRFVPKHGMNVSSIVDDVMPIWKKLDASKVTGVSTFSAYGRSVCRFDIIDAKNKLSQQYFEKVNDVWKSLGSTSFFKKISELREAGASTLEVDVLSSQKGPFNNSVYNDYGVETRLVSPFLGFKIAALYHGEERVWEGKSGEYCTSATFFKRGSLYICSVKTADKELFFEHFDGHWAQIDADTFQDRHGKITITGRLSDKSSTLEVDVLSSQEGSFTNTVYNDYGVETRLVSPFLGFKIAALYHGEERVWEGKDGEYCTSATFFKRGSLYICSVKTADKELFFEHFDGHWAQIDADTFQDRHGKITITGRLSDKSSTLEVDVLSSQEGSFTNTVYNDYGVETRXVSPFLGFKIAALYHGEERVWEGKDGEYCTSATFFKRGSLYICSVKTADKELFFEHFDGHWAQIDADTFQDRHGKITITGRLSEKSSAFNEAEHSIDIYTLDITALPEETETVKPEEDSPYTFSIVAHGTPITKVVDGDSTIWTGSDEEFCISSSFLSDGRKNLLAQIAVEGHNEETELLYFQKRTFGWYQITEELYDFLIKRLNLVKEDGFLTTSFCVVPLLFAVVSGISAF